The Streptomyces camelliae genome window below encodes:
- a CDS encoding HAMP domain-containing sensor histidine kinase: MSGDGRQAARRNPGTLGEEPWGGVRPFSIKTKLGALVVISVLITTGLSMIAVQTKTELRFITVFSMIATLLITQFVAHSLTMPLDEMNTVARSISQGDYTRRVRENRRDELGDLAETINVMADELEAQDRQRKELVANVSHELRTPIAGLRAVLENIVDGVTEADQETMRTALKQTERLGRLVETLLDLSRLDNGVVPLKMRRFEVWPYLSGVLKEANMVASARAGIASGSGSHTRTDVHLHLDVSPPELTAHADPERIHQVVANLIDNAVKHSPPHGRVTVKARRGPQPESLELEVLDEGPGIPRSEWHRVFERFNRGAVTRPHGPGSDGGTGLGLAIARWAVDLHGGRIGVAESDRGCRIIVTLPGLTSLPG, translated from the coding sequence GTGAGCGGCGACGGGCGCCAGGCCGCACGGAGGAACCCCGGGACCCTCGGCGAGGAGCCCTGGGGCGGCGTACGCCCGTTCTCGATCAAGACCAAGCTGGGTGCGCTGGTCGTCATCTCGGTGCTGATCACCACCGGCCTGTCGATGATCGCGGTGCAGACCAAGACCGAGCTGCGCTTCATCACGGTCTTCTCGATGATCGCCACGCTGCTGATCACGCAGTTCGTGGCGCACTCGCTGACCATGCCGCTGGACGAGATGAACACGGTGGCGCGGTCGATCTCGCAGGGCGACTACACGCGCCGGGTGCGCGAGAACCGCCGGGACGAGCTGGGCGACCTGGCCGAGACGATCAACGTCATGGCCGACGAGCTGGAGGCACAGGACCGGCAGCGCAAGGAACTGGTCGCGAACGTCTCCCATGAGCTGCGCACGCCCATCGCCGGGCTGCGCGCGGTGCTGGAGAACATCGTCGACGGGGTCACCGAGGCCGACCAGGAGACCATGCGCACGGCCCTGAAGCAGACCGAGCGCCTCGGCCGGCTGGTGGAGACCCTGCTGGACCTGTCCCGGCTGGACAACGGCGTCGTACCGCTGAAGATGCGGCGCTTCGAGGTGTGGCCGTATCTGTCGGGCGTGCTGAAGGAGGCCAACATGGTCGCCTCGGCGCGGGCGGGCATCGCCTCCGGCTCCGGCAGTCACACCCGTACCGACGTCCACCTCCACCTGGACGTCTCCCCGCCGGAGCTGACCGCGCACGCGGACCCCGAGCGCATCCACCAGGTCGTCGCCAACCTGATCGACAACGCGGTCAAGCACAGCCCGCCGCACGGCCGGGTCACGGTGAAGGCGCGGCGCGGGCCGCAGCCGGAGTCGCTGGAGCTGGAGGTCCTGGACGAGGGCCCGGGCATTCCGCGCTCGGAGTGGCACCGGGTCTTCGAGCGTTTCAACCGGGGCGCGGTGACCCGGCCGCACGGTCCGGGCAGCGACGGCGGTACGGGGCTCGGGCTGGCGATCGCCCGCTGGGCGGTGGATCTGCACGGCGGCCGGATCGGTGTGGCCGAATCCGATCGCGGCTGCCGGATCATCGTCACCCTTCCGGGACTGACTTCCCTCCCTGGTTGA
- a CDS encoding multifunctional oxoglutarate decarboxylase/oxoglutarate dehydrogenase thiamine pyrophosphate-binding subunit/dihydrolipoyllysine-residue succinyltransferase subunit, which produces MSPQSPSNPSVSTDDQAGKNPAAAFGPNEWLVDEIYQQYLQDPNSVDRAWWDFFADYKPGAPATPAPAGTAAAGAAGTTTTAPQAQPAAPAPQAAAAPAPAAPKPAAAPAPAPAPAAQAAAPAPAKPAQPAQAPAQPKPAAAPAAAAPEGPELITLRGPAAAVAKNMNASLELPTATSVRAVPVKLLFDNRIVINNHLKRARGGKISFTHLIGYAMVQAIKAMPAMNWSFGEKDGKPTLVKPAHVNLGLAIDLVKPNGDRQLVVAAIKKAETLNFFEFWQAYEDIVRRARDGKLTMDDFTGVTVSLTNPGGLGTVHSVPRLMPGQSVIMGVGSMDYPAEFQGTSQDTLNKLGISKVMTLTSTYDHRVIQGAASGEFLRSVANLLLGENGFYDDIFEALRIPYEPVRWLRDIDASHDDDVTKAARVFELIHSYRVRGHVMADTDPLEYKQRKHPDLDITEHGLTLWDLEREFAVGGFAGKSLMKLRDILGVLRDSYCRTTGIEFMHIQDPKQRKWIQDRVERQHAKPEREEQLRILRRLNAAEAFETFLQTKYVGQKRFSLEGGESVIPLLDAVIDSAAESRLDEVVIGMAHRGRLNVLANIVGKSYAQIFREFEGNLDPKSMHGSGDVKYHLGAQGTFTGLDGEQITVSLAANPSHLETVDPVIEGITRAKQDIINKGGTDFTVLPVAIHGDAAFAGQGVVAETLNMSQLRGYRTGGTVHIVINNQVGFTAAPESSRSSMYATDVARMIEAPIFHVNGDDPEAVVRVARLAFEFRQAFNKDVVIDLICYRRRGHNESDNPAFTQPLMYDLIDKKRSVRKLYTESLIGRGDITLEEAEQALQDYQGQLEKVFTEVREATSQPAGGPVPAPQDGFPVAVPTAISTEVVKRIAESQVNIPDTFHVHPRLLPQLQRRATMVEDGTIDWGMGETLAIGSLLLEGTPVRLSGQDSQRGTFGQRHAVIIDRETGEEHTPLQYLAEDQARYNVYNSLLSEYAVMGFEYGYSLARPDALVMWEAQFGDFVNGAQTVVDEYISAAEQKWGQMSGVTLLLPHGYEGQGPDHTSARVERFLQLCAQNNMTVAMPTLPSNYFHLLRWQVHNPHHKPLVVFTPKSMLRLKAAASKTEEFTSGQFRPVIDDATVDPAAVRKVVFVAGKLYYDLEAERVKRGVTDTAIIRIERLYPLPGAELQAEVNKYPNAEKYLWAQEEPANQGAWPFIALNLIDHLDLAVGADIPAGERLRRISRPHSSSPAVGSAKRHQAEQEQLVREVFEA; this is translated from the coding sequence GTGTCGCCACAGTCCCCCAGTAACCCGAGCGTCTCCACCGACGACCAAGCCGGGAAGAACCCCGCTGCCGCGTTCGGTCCGAACGAGTGGCTCGTCGACGAGATCTATCAGCAGTACCTCCAGGACCCGAATTCGGTAGACCGTGCCTGGTGGGACTTCTTCGCCGATTACAAGCCGGGTGCACCTGCCACCCCGGCTCCGGCGGGTACTGCGGCCGCGGGGGCCGCAGGGACCACCACCACGGCCCCGCAGGCCCAGCCCGCGGCCCCTGCCCCGCAGGCCGCCGCTGCGCCGGCTCCGGCCGCTCCGAAGCCCGCCGCGGCCCCCGCCCCGGCACCCGCTCCCGCGGCCCAGGCCGCGGCTCCGGCCCCGGCCAAGCCGGCGCAGCCCGCACAGGCGCCCGCTCAGCCGAAGCCGGCCGCCGCTCCGGCCGCCGCGGCCCCCGAGGGCCCGGAGCTGATCACGCTGCGCGGCCCGGCCGCCGCGGTCGCGAAGAACATGAACGCCTCGCTGGAGCTGCCGACGGCCACCTCGGTCCGCGCGGTCCCGGTGAAGCTGCTGTTCGACAACCGCATCGTCATCAACAACCACCTCAAGCGCGCCCGCGGCGGGAAGATCTCCTTCACGCACCTGATCGGGTACGCGATGGTGCAGGCCATCAAGGCCATGCCGGCGATGAACTGGTCGTTCGGCGAGAAGGACGGCAAGCCGACCCTCGTCAAGCCGGCCCACGTCAACCTCGGCCTGGCCATCGACCTGGTGAAGCCCAACGGCGACCGCCAGCTCGTCGTGGCCGCCATCAAGAAGGCCGAGACGCTGAACTTCTTCGAGTTCTGGCAGGCCTACGAGGACATCGTCCGCCGCGCCCGTGACGGCAAGCTGACGATGGACGACTTCACCGGTGTCACGGTCTCCCTGACCAACCCCGGCGGCCTCGGCACCGTCCACTCGGTCCCGCGCCTCATGCCCGGCCAGTCGGTCATCATGGGCGTCGGCTCCATGGACTACCCGGCGGAGTTCCAGGGCACCAGCCAGGACACCCTGAACAAGCTCGGCATCTCGAAGGTCATGACGCTCACGTCGACCTACGACCACCGGGTGATCCAGGGCGCCGCCTCCGGCGAGTTCCTGCGCTCCGTCGCCAACCTGCTCCTCGGCGAGAACGGCTTCTACGACGACATCTTCGAGGCCCTGCGGATTCCGTACGAGCCGGTCCGCTGGCTGCGGGACATCGACGCCAGCCACGACGACGACGTCACCAAGGCCGCCCGGGTCTTCGAGCTGATCCACTCCTACCGGGTCCGCGGCCACGTCATGGCCGACACCGACCCGCTGGAGTACAAGCAGCGCAAGCACCCCGACCTCGACATCACCGAGCACGGGCTCACCCTGTGGGACCTGGAGCGCGAGTTCGCGGTCGGCGGCTTCGCCGGCAAGTCCCTGATGAAGCTGCGCGACATCCTCGGCGTGCTGCGCGACTCGTACTGCCGCACCACCGGCATCGAGTTCATGCACATCCAGGACCCCAAGCAGCGCAAGTGGATCCAGGACCGTGTCGAGCGGCAGCACGCCAAGCCGGAGCGCGAGGAGCAGCTGCGCATCCTGCGCCGGCTCAACGCCGCGGAGGCCTTCGAGACCTTCCTGCAGACGAAGTACGTCGGCCAGAAGCGCTTCTCCCTGGAGGGCGGCGAGTCCGTCATCCCGCTGCTGGACGCGGTGATCGACTCCGCGGCCGAGTCCCGTCTGGACGAGGTCGTCATCGGCATGGCCCACCGCGGCCGCCTGAACGTCCTCGCCAACATCGTCGGCAAGTCGTACGCGCAGATCTTCCGCGAGTTCGAGGGCAACCTCGACCCGAAGTCGATGCACGGCTCCGGCGACGTGAAGTACCACCTGGGCGCCCAGGGCACCTTCACCGGCCTGGACGGCGAGCAGATCACGGTCTCGCTGGCCGCGAACCCGTCCCACCTGGAGACGGTCGACCCGGTCATCGAGGGCATCACCCGTGCCAAGCAGGACATCATCAACAAGGGCGGTACGGACTTCACGGTCCTGCCGGTGGCGATCCACGGCGACGCGGCCTTCGCGGGCCAGGGCGTGGTGGCCGAGACCCTGAACATGTCGCAGCTGCGCGGCTACCGCACCGGCGGCACGGTCCACATCGTCATCAACAACCAGGTCGGCTTCACCGCGGCCCCCGAGTCCTCGCGCTCGTCCATGTACGCGACGGACGTGGCGCGCATGATCGAGGCCCCGATCTTCCACGTGAACGGCGACGACCCCGAGGCCGTGGTCCGCGTCGCGCGGCTGGCCTTCGAGTTCCGCCAGGCGTTCAACAAGGACGTGGTGATCGACCTCATCTGCTACCGCCGGCGCGGTCACAACGAGTCGGACAACCCGGCCTTCACCCAGCCGCTGATGTACGACCTGATCGACAAGAAGCGCTCGGTGCGCAAGCTCTACACCGAGTCCCTGATCGGTCGCGGCGACATCACCCTGGAAGAGGCCGAGCAGGCCCTGCAGGACTACCAGGGCCAGCTGGAGAAGGTCTTCACGGAGGTCCGCGAGGCCACGTCCCAGCCGGCCGGCGGACCCGTCCCGGCGCCGCAGGACGGCTTCCCGGTCGCCGTGCCGACCGCGATCTCCACGGAGGTCGTCAAGCGGATCGCCGAGTCCCAGGTCAACATCCCCGACACCTTCCACGTCCACCCGCGTCTGCTGCCCCAGCTGCAGCGCCGGGCGACGATGGTCGAGGACGGCACGATCGACTGGGGCATGGGCGAGACCCTGGCCATCGGCTCCCTGCTCCTGGAGGGCACGCCGGTCCGCCTGTCCGGCCAGGACTCCCAGCGCGGCACCTTCGGCCAGCGCCACGCGGTCATCATCGACCGCGAGACCGGCGAGGAGCACACCCCGCTCCAGTACCTCGCCGAGGACCAGGCGCGCTACAACGTCTACAACTCGCTGCTGTCCGAGTACGCGGTCATGGGCTTCGAGTACGGCTACTCGCTGGCCCGCCCCGACGCGCTCGTGATGTGGGAGGCGCAGTTCGGCGACTTCGTCAACGGCGCGCAGACGGTGGTCGACGAGTACATCTCGGCGGCCGAGCAGAAGTGGGGCCAGATGAGCGGCGTGACGCTCCTGCTCCCCCACGGCTACGAGGGCCAGGGCCCGGACCACACTTCGGCCCGTGTCGAGCGCTTCCTCCAGCTCTGCGCCCAGAACAACATGACGGTCGCCATGCCGACCCTGCCGTCGAACTACTTCCACCTCCTGCGGTGGCAGGTGCACAACCCGCACCACAAGCCGCTGGTGGTCTTCACCCCGAAGTCGATGCTGCGTCTGAAGGCGGCCGCGTCGAAGACGGAGGAGTTCACCTCGGGTCAGTTCCGCCCGGTCATCGACGATGCGACGGTGGACCCGGCCGCGGTCCGCAAGGTCGTCTTCGTGGCCGGCAAGCTGTACTACGACCTGGAGGCCGAGCGGGTCAAGCGCGGCGTCACGGACACGGCGATCATCCGCATCGAGCGGCTGTACCCGCTGCCGGGTGCCGAGCTCCAGGCGGAGGTCAACAAGTACCCGAACGCCGAGAAGTACCTGTGGGCGCAGGAGGAGCCGGCGAACCAGGGTGCCTGGCCGTTCATCGCGCTCAACCTGATCGACCACCTGGACCTGGCGGTCGGCGCCGACATCCCGGCCGGCGAGCGGCTGCGGCGCATCTCGCGCCCGCACTCCTCGTCCCCGGCTGTCGGCTCCGCCAAGCGCCACCAGGCGGAGCAGGAACAGCTGGTGCGTGAGGTTTTTGAGGCGTAA
- the fxsT gene encoding FxSxx-COOH system tetratricopeptide repeat protein gives MAEQRRSDRGGAAQHVLVVFPGYHRSWAAWIAQMLERHGYRATQQRWDPPREVPLEDSLGDLLLSTGQVLLVLNDWFFELGPRPAGEWNDVLRGFVAHHADRFAAVNLTNRPLLPATAVLEPASLWALSEDAAEERLLSRLGLDRAPRPRTLPNPVRYPDMRCDIWGEVPRRNPRFTGRDDLLTDIHQRLSDAERGASACTLLGMSGIGKTQLAAEYAHRFSTDYDLVWWVNSDDRNIQRDRFGELAVELGLSIGNEPGERIRAVREALRRGEPYTNWLVIFDGWDDSEGINTLLPQGPGHVLVTSRNRAWTEHTDVLEVPAFLRAESTGYLMRRAPHITEAEADEVAAEFGDVPLPLVQAASWLGESGMEVPEYLRMVRERRLSTVDEPATGEGFPQSSMTSWSILLNRLRRSQPQAIDVLGLCTSFAPGRIPLGLIRAYPQTDLPEELRWMATDLPAWTRALDTLVNYSVLTRETRGPLGAEMGPHQESVHMHRLVHDIVSKLTGEENRAVHRRAVRTLLAEADPGNPVDSRNWPRYAELLPHLEPSGALSSGQPRVQATVLNCLQYCLRSGEYNSGLELAQKIRASWSQMMEPLDRPLLELTAHESYIMRTSGRFREAHELDRRLLERLQAASQRNEMAELSMQSAVAGDLRFLGRYEEAYALQQKVLEGSERLLGPDEVTTLVDRHNLAVGLRLLGRYAAAYELDLETLTRRENVLRARHISTLHSGTAVAHDLRLLGRYRDALARQEPLVRIHVQVLGPLHPQTLAARVQLALCRRREGGHGEAVGAIMADLLDQLARLHGREHYRTLSFIANYGNYLREHGDLSQARDLIDEAEAGYRALLGPAHPVATGMLSNTALVMQVAGDRADALAMSEAALAGLTSTLTADHPWVLGCALNTAAARNFNGRIAEAVELSRETLRRARHTLGHEHPLTLSCQVALAADLRAVHEQEEAGKLEDDALLTLTRTLGAQHPHTISARQRVRPYWDFEAYLG, from the coding sequence ATGGCGGAACAGCGGCGGTCGGACAGGGGCGGCGCGGCCCAGCACGTCCTGGTGGTCTTCCCGGGCTACCACCGTTCGTGGGCGGCGTGGATCGCACAGATGCTGGAACGCCACGGCTACCGGGCCACCCAGCAACGCTGGGACCCACCCCGCGAGGTCCCGCTGGAGGACTCGCTCGGCGACCTGCTGCTCTCCACCGGCCAGGTGCTGCTGGTGCTCAACGACTGGTTCTTCGAACTCGGCCCGCGCCCGGCAGGTGAGTGGAACGACGTCCTGCGCGGCTTCGTCGCCCACCACGCCGACCGCTTCGCCGCCGTCAACCTCACCAACCGCCCGCTGCTGCCCGCCACCGCCGTCCTCGAACCGGCCAGCCTCTGGGCCCTGAGCGAGGACGCCGCCGAGGAGCGCCTGCTGAGCCGGCTCGGCCTGGACCGCGCACCCCGTCCACGCACCCTGCCCAACCCGGTCCGCTACCCGGACATGCGGTGCGACATCTGGGGCGAGGTGCCCCGCCGCAACCCGCGCTTCACCGGCCGTGACGACCTGCTCACCGACATCCACCAGCGTCTTTCCGACGCCGAGCGCGGCGCTTCCGCCTGCACTCTGCTGGGCATGTCGGGCATCGGCAAGACCCAGCTCGCCGCCGAGTACGCGCACCGCTTCAGCACCGACTACGACCTGGTGTGGTGGGTCAACTCCGACGACCGCAACATCCAGCGCGACCGCTTCGGAGAACTGGCCGTCGAACTCGGCCTGTCCATCGGCAACGAGCCCGGTGAGCGCATCCGCGCCGTAAGGGAGGCGCTGCGCCGGGGCGAGCCGTACACCAACTGGCTGGTGATCTTCGACGGCTGGGACGACTCCGAGGGGATCAACACGCTCCTCCCGCAGGGCCCCGGCCACGTCCTGGTCACCTCGCGCAACCGGGCCTGGACCGAGCACACCGACGTCCTGGAGGTGCCGGCCTTCCTGCGCGCCGAGTCCACCGGCTATCTCATGCGCCGCGCCCCGCACATCACGGAGGCCGAGGCGGACGAGGTCGCCGCCGAGTTCGGTGATGTACCGCTGCCGCTCGTGCAGGCCGCCTCCTGGCTCGGCGAGTCCGGCATGGAGGTGCCCGAGTATCTGCGGATGGTGCGCGAGCGCAGACTGTCCACCGTCGACGAGCCCGCCACCGGCGAGGGCTTCCCGCAGTCCTCCATGACCTCCTGGTCGATACTGCTCAACCGGTTGCGCCGTTCCCAGCCCCAGGCCATCGACGTCCTCGGCCTGTGCACGTCCTTCGCCCCCGGACGCATTCCGCTCGGCCTGATCCGCGCCTACCCGCAGACGGACCTCCCCGAGGAACTGCGCTGGATGGCCACCGACCTGCCCGCCTGGACCCGGGCCCTCGACACCCTCGTCAACTACTCGGTGCTCACCCGCGAGACGCGCGGCCCCCTCGGCGCCGAGATGGGCCCGCACCAGGAGTCCGTGCACATGCACCGGCTCGTCCACGACATCGTCTCCAAGCTGACTGGCGAGGAGAACCGGGCCGTCCACCGCCGGGCCGTGCGCACCCTGCTCGCCGAGGCCGACCCCGGCAACCCCGTGGACAGCAGGAACTGGCCCCGGTACGCCGAACTACTGCCCCACCTGGAACCCTCCGGCGCGCTGAGCAGCGGCCAGCCCCGCGTCCAAGCCACCGTCCTGAACTGCCTGCAGTACTGCCTGCGCAGCGGCGAGTACAACAGCGGTCTCGAACTGGCCCAGAAGATCCGCGCCAGCTGGTCGCAGATGATGGAGCCACTGGACCGGCCCCTGCTCGAACTGACCGCCCACGAGAGCTACATCATGCGCACCAGCGGCCGCTTCCGCGAGGCGCACGAACTGGACCGCCGGCTCCTGGAGCGCCTCCAGGCCGCCTCCCAGCGCAATGAGATGGCAGAGCTGAGCATGCAGTCCGCCGTCGCGGGTGACCTGCGCTTCCTAGGGCGGTACGAGGAGGCGTACGCCCTGCAGCAGAAGGTTCTGGAGGGCAGCGAACGACTGCTCGGACCCGACGAGGTCACCACGCTGGTCGACCGGCACAACCTGGCTGTCGGGCTACGGCTGCTGGGCAGGTACGCCGCGGCGTACGAACTCGACCTGGAGACCCTGACCCGGCGGGAGAACGTGCTGCGCGCCCGGCACATCAGCACACTCCACTCGGGCACTGCCGTCGCCCACGACCTGCGCCTTCTCGGGCGCTACCGGGACGCGCTGGCCCGCCAGGAGCCGCTGGTCCGCATCCATGTGCAGGTGCTCGGCCCCCTGCATCCGCAGACCCTGGCGGCCCGGGTCCAGCTGGCCCTGTGCCGGCGCCGCGAGGGCGGACACGGCGAGGCCGTGGGCGCCATCATGGCCGATCTCCTCGACCAGCTCGCCCGGCTGCACGGCCGCGAGCACTACCGCACCCTGTCCTTCATCGCCAACTACGGCAACTACCTGCGGGAACACGGTGATCTGAGCCAGGCCCGGGACCTGATCGACGAGGCCGAGGCCGGCTACCGGGCCCTGCTCGGCCCCGCCCACCCGGTGGCCACGGGCATGCTCTCCAACACGGCGCTCGTCATGCAGGTGGCCGGCGACCGCGCCGACGCGCTCGCCATGTCGGAGGCCGCGCTGGCCGGGCTCACCTCCACGCTCACCGCCGACCACCCCTGGGTCCTCGGCTGCGCCCTGAACACGGCCGCCGCCCGCAACTTCAACGGTCGTATCGCCGAGGCCGTGGAACTGAGCCGGGAAACCCTGCGCCGGGCCCGGCACACCCTGGGCCACGAGCATCCGCTCACCCTGTCCTGTCAGGTGGCCCTCGCCGCCGACCTGCGGGCCGTGCACGAGCAGGAGGAGGCGGGGAAGCTGGAGGACGACGCCCTCCTCACCCTCACCCGCACCCTGGGCGCCCAGCACCCCCATACCATCTCGGCCCGCCAACGGGTGCGTCCCTACTGGGACTTCGAGGCGTACCTGGGCTGA
- a CDS encoding HEXXH motif domain-containing protein: protein MTLATRFSRIVGELARTRPASLSAEALRAALHARRMVLLKAVLIRLERERAALRPAGHRRFEADWALLERAERTEPAAVRALLDYPMTGAWLTETLAADEGPALEGRLGYLSGLAVAAAVRAGCPVEGELAVPSGRLVLPSLGELSCPSGRVRLGGYPGSARITDSAGLADVLLTRLLPDSRHPVGGGPGWSGLRELPGSTVVLDDVDPYRVPAQGVGPEALPAVRRPHSASRRWAEQWRAAQALLSATDPERAAETRTLLRAVVPLAPSAHPSGSSMSATLRAAPGAMLSQLPPEPGRLAEALVHEVHHSKLAALHELVPLYRSGGARYRVGWRPDPRPVSGVLQGVYAHLALTDLWRRARGGPPGTDGFRDRAERQFETYWDAVGEALSILRESDELTFVGREFVQEMECHHASLGVAARSLW from the coding sequence ATGACCCTGGCAACCCGCTTCTCCCGCATCGTCGGAGAGCTCGCCAGGACACGCCCCGCATCCCTCAGCGCCGAGGCACTGCGTGCCGCACTCCACGCGCGTCGCATGGTGCTCCTCAAGGCCGTGCTGATCCGGCTGGAACGCGAGCGCGCCGCCCTCCGGCCCGCCGGGCACCGGCGCTTCGAGGCCGACTGGGCGTTGCTGGAGCGAGCGGAACGCACCGAACCGGCGGCGGTGCGTGCCCTGCTGGACTACCCGATGACCGGCGCCTGGCTCACCGAGACGCTGGCCGCCGACGAGGGACCGGCACTGGAAGGGCGGCTGGGTTATCTGAGCGGGCTCGCCGTGGCCGCCGCCGTACGTGCGGGCTGCCCGGTGGAGGGAGAACTCGCGGTGCCCTCGGGGCGGCTCGTGCTGCCGTCCCTCGGTGAACTGAGCTGTCCGTCCGGCCGGGTCCGGCTGGGCGGGTATCCCGGCTCGGCCCGGATCACCGACTCCGCCGGCCTGGCCGACGTACTCCTCACCCGCCTGCTGCCCGATTCCCGGCACCCGGTCGGTGGCGGCCCCGGCTGGTCGGGGCTGCGCGAGCTGCCCGGCAGCACGGTCGTCCTCGACGACGTCGACCCCTACCGGGTGCCGGCGCAGGGCGTCGGCCCCGAGGCCCTGCCCGCCGTCAGGCGCCCGCACTCCGCTTCCCGCCGGTGGGCCGAGCAGTGGCGCGCGGCTCAGGCGCTGCTGTCGGCGACCGACCCCGAGCGCGCCGCGGAGACCAGGACGCTGCTGCGCGCCGTGGTGCCGCTCGCGCCGTCGGCCCACCCGAGCGGCTCTTCGATGAGCGCCACCCTGCGGGCCGCGCCCGGAGCGATGCTGAGCCAGCTTCCGCCGGAACCGGGCCGACTGGCCGAAGCGCTCGTGCACGAGGTGCACCACTCGAAACTGGCCGCCCTGCACGAACTCGTCCCGCTGTACCGCTCGGGCGGGGCCCGGTACCGGGTGGGCTGGCGCCCCGATCCGCGTCCCGTGTCAGGCGTCCTCCAGGGCGTCTACGCGCATCTCGCCCTCACCGACCTGTGGCGCAGGGCGAGGGGCGGGCCCCCGGGGACCGACGGCTTCCGGGACCGTGCCGAGCGTCAGTTCGAGACCTATTGGGATGCGGTCGGCGAAGCCTTGTCCATCCTCCGCGAATCCGATGAACTGACCTTTGTGGGACGGGAGTTCGTTCAGGAGATGGAATGCCACCACGCGAGTCTCGGCGTGGCGGCCCGAAGTCTGTGGTGA